The genomic stretch GTATCCATTGGATCGGAGAACCAACTCTTAATAGGTATTGCATTGTTTGGAAAACAACGATATGCGCCGGGTGAATTGTCAATTATAAATATCTGCAAGATGAAACCAAAGataaaacataataaaatccaaaattaaaagacattGAGACATAATGGGAATGATAATCACAAAtgggaaaagaaaagaaaagaaaacaaaacacattCGCTTTATATGTATCTTACCCTATTCAGATCACTGCATATGGCAGACAAGTCTTTGGTATACGAGCCATAATCGGGCGTACAATGTTGTCTATAATAACGACGCCTTAATATATTTCGACCATTGTCCAGTTTATCGGCCACAGCAGCACCATATATCTCCATACTGGCTGTGAATACAACCAGATCGTACCATTGTGATACCTGCAAAAGTAAGATTCAATATTAAAATGGCATAATAGTCAACATTTCCTATGAGTTACAGTAGATGCCGTGCCGTATGACTACACTCAAGGGATCGAACATATTTCTTCATTATATTGGCAATTACGACACTTATAGCCGGCATCTACTGTACAAAGTCACATAGATCAAGTCTATTAATCTATGAATTCTTTCTTTCGGGGATCATTCAAGAAAATGAAGCTTACCACATCTAAAAAGTAATCAACATGTGGTCGTTTGTGTACAAAGAAACGCACTGGATTCCTATCGATTGTCACTTTAACGGTAAAATCATGCGGTGTACCCGGCTTAACCGTATTCCTTGGCATTGCATTGTGATGCGAATGTATTAGAGTCTCATCCAGATCAAGAACCAATGTTTTCCGCTGCACTAGACTCAAACGGTGTCGGGAGACGGGCGACAGCGGGAACAATTCATATTTAACCGGCTGATACTGGAAACACTAAAGCAGTTAATatatcaaacaaatttttttgtgttatagTTTAGATTAATTAGCTGAATGAAATCgaataataaaattatgaCTAGGCCCCCCTTAGCTAAGTACAATAAAAAGAAGCAAATGTAAAAGAAAACGCCAAAAATTAGATAGAGTTAcaataattaaattgatttgaatGTTTTGATCGATAACGGTAAATGATGTTATCATGGATCAAAATACTAAAAGAGACAACAAGCCTGTTTATTAACTTGTTTATCAAAGAGGTTAAAAAGAAACAGACTGCCTGCGAAACGAAAAAGTCTTAAGattatgaaaaacaaaatgccgAACAATATGATCCGTAAAGATCAGAAGTAATTAAATGACATTTAAAAAGATGCAAATAGAAAATGCATAGCGAAACGAAAAATATTCACTAAAGGAACTGCATGGTCATGATGTTTAGTCAAAAAGGCTAAGAAAATACATAGAAGATGATAAGAGTGGGGGAGAAAGGCGCTAACTGCGCGGCTGGCTAACTTATAGGTATAGTAGTCGCCTGTCGTTGTAGTCGTCTGATGAAACAAGCCAATTAGAATTGtcacaaaaacaacacaaaatacAGGCGGcagcaaaatcaaaagaatTATTGATAAAGGgttattatacatacatacatataggtacatatgtatgtatagtgtGTGGCGGGGGGGTTGGCTGAGGCCAGAAGGTTGAATTGTGTCTTATCAAGCATTTGCCATATTATTTCATCATGACAAGAGAGTACTAAATGTTAGAAATAAGGTGAAAGAGTGTAAGAAGGACTAGAATGTGAATTACTGATTtcttttcgttgttgttgttgtttttaatttttgaaatgtttgtttgtgtttgtttgttacttACAGCTCGCACTTGGCGATTGAACATAAAGCAAATACATGTCCAGACTTTTgatagcaacaacaaaagcgcCTGAAATTTCATTTGCAGCAGGGAAATCATTTGGTAAGAGAAGCTCGAGTTCGAGATCTTCTTACCAAATAAATTTCGATAAATATTTGCGAGCAAAATTTCAGGCGGCAGCGGCGACGGCGTTGGTGTTGACGTTTGCGTCGGCAGAGCGTTCCTCTTAAGTTTACTTTTTCTCCTACTCCTCCTCCTAGATTTCTTCGTGTCTTTCAGCctccttcttttcttttttgctagttttttacacacacactttttGTGGGAGCCGgcgcttttattttgttactGTTTTtgattgttgctgctgctgctgctgttgttgttgttgttgctgataaCACGTTGaatgttgtgttgttgtttactCTCTCACCAGCGCGCACACACATGCAGAAGGAACCAAAAATCGATAACAACCAGCAACACTTCTTCTGCtattgcttcttcttcttcttgcgTTGTCTTTTTTAAGGATTTTTCtcttctgcttttttttttgttgtttgttgtctatacagtttttgttgtaattgtaCGTTTTGCGCGCTTTTTTGCTGTTGTAGCAGGAAATTTCTTCCTGTCCctttctatatattttgttttgttgcgtTCCTTTagttgtattattattataattctttttttataaagaaatttaaaaaaaaaattaaagaaaatttgaaaaagttaccaaattaacttttaaatatTGCACTTGtttgaatttccttttttgtgattttcttttctttgcaACCTTAAATTCATGGTCAATgaattattatataaatattattttctccgtgtgttttccttttctcgtttttgtttaataaattctcacatttatacacacacacacatacacactgaAATGcctcttttcgtttttgttttttctttttggtttttttcctgctttttgctttttttttttggctagaAGCCGCATTTCACCACTGACATATTTCACCTCGGTATTTATCGATTGATTTCGATATTCTGCTCGTAGTCGGAGATGTATAGAAATAGGGGGAGTCTGATCAAAATAGGGGGAGCTAAGCAGTTATCGATAACAGCAAACGGTCACATTAATCGTTTCAAGCGCGTCGTCAAAAAAAAGTGTCAATGTagaagacaaaaaaattatagtgCAAAAACGAGAAAATTATGCAGACTTTGCTTAAATCATTTTGCCAATTACACGATTGAAACAGTTTATAGACGAAATGTTTGGttgattttgaaaattttcactTGCCCTCAGTTTTTCCCATATACTTTTCTTGTGTATGTGcatttgtgtgcgtgtgtgtgtgtgtgtttgcaagTTTGTGTATGTGAAAAAAGCCGCACACTGCAAAAAAAGACAAACTTCAAGAGAGAAAATTAAatctttcattttcttttttgcatatagaaCGGAACGGGAAACGTAAACGCATAGTTAAAAGTCAGCCGCCTGTCTTCCCCCCGTTCGCTTAGTTAAGTTtccataacttttttttttcgcccaACCGGTAAATAATAACCGCTAAAATTGTGGAAAAACAGGAGAAAACTCCCAAGCGGAAGAAGAAGACTGCAGCCAGTAAAATGTCTGCAGTTTATTCACCGCAACcaccgcagcagcagcaaccgcCACCCCCGAATCAGCAGCAGCTATCGGGAGGAGGACCTCCAACCAATTCTGTAGTCCAACAACAGCCGGTTGGAGGTTTGCCACCTGGCGTCTTACCCATGAGcatgcaacagcaacaacaacaacagcagcagcaacaacaacaaagaggTGTTCCTGGCGGCCTTGGTGGACCACCGATGGGCATTGGTGGTCCCCCTGGAGGTGTTATCTCTGGCATGGGCACAGGACCTGGCGGCCTGCCCTCCATGATGGGTCAACCACCGCCAAATGCCCAACGTGTCGGTGGTGGGGGCGGTGGCGGCGGAGGTGGTGGTGGTcccggcggcggcggcggtgttGGCAATTTACCACCACAAGTCAATTCGGCACAGATACAAAAGATGCTTGACGAAAACTGCGGCCTCATCCAGACCATACAGGACTTTCAGAATATGGGTAAAGCGCAGGAGTGCCTAAGCTATCATGTTGCACTCCATCGGAATCTTGTCTATTTGGCCCAATTGGCCGATCCCGCCATGAATATCTCTCAGATATTGCCGGTAATTATCGCTAATTCTTAagtcaacaaaattaaaagacCAATGTAATGTTTATactacaatatacatatgtacatacacgaTATCCTCCTTTAAATCCTTATCTTACTGGCGTTAATTTTTATGATGATCCAGAGGGTACTCTTTGGTGGAAATCCTAATTCAAATGGTTAATAATAATGGTtaataatttgccaaatattgAGTTTCGATTCAAAGGCAattcattaaaagatttaccaattgttaaagaaacaaattccatctgatatggtcataaaaaactttgatttttttatttaaattgtttctaatggatatttttttggttttttagccgccacaCATTCTCCAAACGCAGGCCATGCAGCAAGGTGGCCAACAGACACCGCCAACTGGACCGCATGGCATGATGGGTGGCCCTCCGccgccacaacaacaacagcagcagcagcaacaacagcagcagccgcagcaacagcagcaacctGGTCCTGGTCCaccgcaacagcagcagcagcaaggacaacaacagcaacaaggtGGACCGCCGCCACCACAAATGCATGGAGGCGATAGTGGGCCACCAGTACAAATGCCACCCTAtggccagcagcaacaacaacaacagccgcCACAGCATCCTGGAATGCCGCCCAATGCCCAACAGCAATctcaacaacagcagcagcaacaacaacagcaagcggccgcagcagcagcggcggcagcagcagctgcagcagcagcagctggacAACAGCCACCACAAGTTAACCAAACAGTTGTCCCAGGTCAGCAGgcccagcagcaacagcaacaacaacaacagcatccATCAGCAGCATATCGATCCAATGCACAGGGAGGACAACCTGGTCAGGGAGGACCACAGGGACCTCAGGGATCTGTGAATCCAAGTGCAGCGCCTAGTAAGTGTATGAAAGGGAAACGAACTtcccctcctcctcctccttcgcCATTTACTAGTtttaatcaatcaattttcCAGATCAACAGCGACCGAACAATGGACCTCTTCCGCCAGGACaaaatcaacagcagcagcccccgcagcagcagcaacaacaaccccagcaacaacagccacccaatcaacaacagcaacaacaacaacaaccccAGCAACAGGGTGGaccccaacaacaacagcagcaacagggCGTGCCTGGGGGCGTACCACCACCGCAGGCTC from Drosophila willistoni isolate 14030-0811.24 unplaced genomic scaffold, UCI_dwil_1.1 Seg143.1, whole genome shotgun sequence encodes the following:
- the LOC6644522 gene encoding CTD nuclear envelope phosphatase 1 homolog isoform X2; translated protein: MISLLQMKFQALLLLLSKVWTCICFMFNRQVRAYQPVKYELFPLSPVSRHRLSLVQRKTLVLDLDETLIHSHHNAMPRNTVKPGTPHDFTVKVTIDRNPVRFFVHKRPHVDYFLDVVSQWYDLVVFTASMEIYGAAVADKLDNGRNILRRRYYRQHCTPDYGSYTKDLSAICSDLNRIFIIDNSPGAYRCFPNNAIPIKSWFSDPMDTALLSLLPMLDALRFTNDVRSVLSRNLHLHRLW
- the LOC6644522 gene encoding CTD nuclear envelope phosphatase 1 homolog isoform X1; the protein is MISLLQMKFQALLLLLSKVWTCICFMFNRQVRACFQYQPVKYELFPLSPVSRHRLSLVQRKTLVLDLDETLIHSHHNAMPRNTVKPGTPHDFTVKVTIDRNPVRFFVHKRPHVDYFLDVVSQWYDLVVFTASMEIYGAAVADKLDNGRNILRRRYYRQHCTPDYGSYTKDLSAICSDLNRIFIIDNSPGAYRCFPNNAIPIKSWFSDPMDTALLSLLPMLDALRFTNDVRSVLSRNLHLHRLW